One Spinacia oleracea cultivar Varoflay chromosome 4, BTI_SOV_V1, whole genome shotgun sequence DNA segment encodes these proteins:
- the LOC130459524 gene encoding uncharacterized protein isoform X1 has translation MGVDKPSLVVDLVEDPLSGIPADVRSQIPAEVARRARSSGGKYYSNVVQTYRASSGSSSYSPRHPKAIVFPIAKDKGKDAAAAEDENVPATPHYSSKDRVAICRKVFKAVPAEYVASLPGRKTDAQFGAIQATLLDLFCRMEFCKSWKTRTAEELKAQVAESTHHGDYAFKSIEEVRLQMQTTIDLQAKEVAALRSDKAELLKKILAQDKDMVAMVEEAKTAAAEIRALQDQLREYPQVKEAAEEAEHLRGELETARSQVRTLRERLLESYDQGEQATKDAVKHAWESHMSEYDLGWFQRRMEHSAAVLAAERLGQPPPEFVSSDDEDDAAAP, from the exons atgggcgtggacaagccgtctctggtggtggacttggtggaggaccctctttcgggaatcccggccgacgtccgctctcagataccggcggaggtggcccgccgagctaggtcttcgggcggtaagtattattcgaacgtcgttcagacgtatcgagcctcctctggcagttcttcttactctccgcgtcatcctaaggccattgtttttcctatagccaaagacaaagggaaggatgcagctgctgccgaggatgagaacgtacctgctactccccactattcgtcaaaggatagggtggctatatgccgcaaggtttttaaggccgtccccgcagagtatgttgcttctcttcctggccgcaagactgacgcccagtttggtgcgatccaggccactcttctcgac ttgttctgccgcatggaattctgcaagagctggaagacccgcactgctgaggagctcaaagctcaggtggctgagtccacccaccatggtgactatgcgttcaagtccattgaagaggtccgcctgcagatgcagacgaccatagaccttcaagcgaaggaggtggctgcgttgagatctgacaaggccgagctgcttaagaagatcttggcgcaggacaaggacatggtggcaatggtcgaggaggccaagacagcggcggcggaaatacgggcgcttcaggaccagttgcgggagtaccctcaggtcaaagaggcggctgaggaagccgagcatcttcgtggggagctagagacggccagatcgcaagttcgcaccttgcgtgagcgtcttctggaatcctatgatcagggggaacaagcgaccaaggacgctgttaagcacgcctgggagagccacatgtcagagtatgatcttgggtggttccagcggcgaatggagcacagtgccgctgtgttggctgctgaacgtcttggtcagccgccccctgagtttgtatcatctgatgacgaggacgatgcggccgcCCCCTGA
- the LOC130459524 gene encoding uncharacterized protein isoform X2 — protein MGVDKPSLVVDLVEDPLSGIPADVRSQIPAEVARRARSSGAKDKGKDAAAAEDENVPATPHYSSKDRVAICRKVFKAVPAEYVASLPGRKTDAQFGAIQATLLDLFCRMEFCKSWKTRTAEELKAQVAESTHHGDYAFKSIEEVRLQMQTTIDLQAKEVAALRSDKAELLKKILAQDKDMVAMVEEAKTAAAEIRALQDQLREYPQVKEAAEEAEHLRGELETARSQVRTLRERLLESYDQGEQATKDAVKHAWESHMSEYDLGWFQRRMEHSAAVLAAERLGQPPPEFVSSDDEDDAAAP, from the exons atgggcgtggacaagccgtctctggtggtggacttggtggaggaccctctttcgggaatcccggccgacgtccgctctcagataccggcggaggtggcccgccgagctaggtcttcgggcg ccaaagacaaagggaaggatgcagctgctgccgaggatgagaacgtacctgctactccccactattcgtcaaaggatagggtggctatatgccgcaaggtttttaaggccgtccccgcagagtatgttgcttctcttcctggccgcaagactgacgcccagtttggtgcgatccaggccactcttctcgac ttgttctgccgcatggaattctgcaagagctggaagacccgcactgctgaggagctcaaagctcaggtggctgagtccacccaccatggtgactatgcgttcaagtccattgaagaggtccgcctgcagatgcagacgaccatagaccttcaagcgaaggaggtggctgcgttgagatctgacaaggccgagctgcttaagaagatcttggcgcaggacaaggacatggtggcaatggtcgaggaggccaagacagcggcggcggaaatacgggcgcttcaggaccagttgcgggagtaccctcaggtcaaagaggcggctgaggaagccgagcatcttcgtggggagctagagacggccagatcgcaagttcgcaccttgcgtgagcgtcttctggaatcctatgatcagggggaacaagcgaccaaggacgctgttaagcacgcctgggagagccacatgtcagagtatgatcttgggtggttccagcggcgaatggagcacagtgccgctgtgttggctgctgaacgtcttggtcagccgccccctgagtttgtatcatctgatgacgaggacgatgcggccgcCCCCTGA